The following are from one region of the Thiocapsa rosea genome:
- a CDS encoding 3-oxoacid CoA-transferase subunit B, with the protein MNAQTIIAKRIALELRSGMLVNLGIGIPTLVANYVPAGMDVYFQSENGLIGTGPVPEEGFAHPKLTDAGGKAVSALPGACTFDSAVSFGLIRGGHVDMTVLGGLQVDAAGLLANWMIPGKMVPGMGGAMDLVTGAKRVVVAMQHTARGKPKIIPKCNLPLTSARPVDLIVTEMAVLALADGHLKLMEIAPGVSVEQVLAATEAELEVPADVPVMPIR; encoded by the coding sequence ATGAATGCACAGACCATCATCGCCAAGCGGATCGCGCTCGAGCTGCGCTCGGGCATGCTCGTCAACCTCGGCATCGGGATCCCGACCCTGGTCGCCAACTATGTCCCGGCGGGCATGGACGTCTATTTCCAATCCGAGAACGGACTGATCGGGACGGGTCCGGTCCCCGAGGAAGGCTTCGCGCATCCGAAGCTCACCGACGCCGGCGGCAAGGCGGTCTCCGCCCTACCCGGCGCCTGCACCTTCGACAGCGCCGTCTCCTTCGGCCTCATTCGCGGCGGGCATGTGGACATGACCGTGCTCGGCGGATTGCAGGTCGACGCCGCGGGCCTGCTGGCCAACTGGATGATCCCGGGCAAGATGGTCCCGGGCATGGGCGGCGCGATGGACCTGGTCACCGGCGCCAAGCGCGTGGTGGTGGCGATGCAGCACACCGCAAGGGGCAAGCCGAAGATCATCCCCAAGTGCAACCTGCCGCTCACCTCGGCGCGCCCGGTCGATCTGATCGTCACCGAGATGGCGGTCCTCGCGCTTGCCGACGGTCATCTCAAACTCATGGAGATCGCCCCCGGCGTCAGCGTCGAGCAGGTGCTGGCTGCAACCGAGGCGGAGCTCGAGGTGCCGGCGGACGTGCCCGTGATGCCGATTCGTTAG